ATTGTGTACCAAGTTAACAAAGAGGGGACTTGTGATGGCTAGTCTCAGTTGTCAATTTGATTAATATAGAATTTACTAAAAGccaagcagctgggtacacctgtgaggtttcttttattcttctttaaataatttgaagtgggaaggctcactttctttttttcttctgaggctgggtttctttgtgtggcagccctggctgtcctggaactcaatttgtagactgggctggcctcatagagatttgccagactctacttcccaagtgctgggattaaaggcatgtgccaccattgcctggactcCCTTTCTATCTGTTGACAACAATGTCTGACTGTGATGGTCCCTTGGCCACCCACGCTGTGTAGTATGCCAGTGAGAGAAATGCAAAAGATGGTATTTCAAAGCTTGCTTGAAATATTCAAGATGTATGACCCATATTTTAGCTCCTGAGATGTTAGAAAGTAATGATGTTTGAAAAGCCCCTTCATGATTCTCTAGTTTTTCCTTGTTGAGGTAACTGTTGATATTCCAGATGGTGGGGTTTCTATTAGCCTAGGTCTTTGGGTAAGTGAAATagaaccctccctccctccccactcactCAATGTGCAGACTGCTAAAGCAAGAATGAGTCATTATGTGCTAAGCTGCTGAAGTGTGGAAGCTGCTGCCATTGCATAAGCTGGATATGTCCTACCTAGAATGACCTCGGAAAGTAAACAAACACTTGATTATCCTCAGCAGATTCAACAAGCTCTTTGGGTCCCTTGATTGTGGTTGTACAaattaagatacatgggactaggatgatataggttaattttattcagggagaagacacttacatgagaaactgataacccagGATCAATGCCCTGCTGCTCTCCGTGACCCTACCATAACctcgagagagagagaaagcctgtcCTGGActccagaccaaatcccacacgCTCACTTTCACACCTGGGACCACGctcaagtgggcatggtcagcgccACAGTGAGAGATCTACCAGAACTGGTAGATTAATAGATTAAACACTTGATTAATAGCCTAATTTGACAGCTTACATCTTTTTTCCAGACCATAACTTGGTTTTGCCTCTTTGTATACTGCAATGTGGAGAGGCAACTGAAAATAAGTGACTTTGGACATACCATCTGTGTAGGCAGGAGGAATACAACCATGCTGTAGTCTGGAAATATATAACAGGGATCCGATGAAACTCTGTAAACTGATTGACATTGATTTGCAACTTCAAAACTAACTACCCAGGGCCACTGTACCTCAGTATCACCACAGCCCAGGTGGCAGCTGACCTTTAGGGAAGAAAACCAGGAATTGTTTTTCTAGGCTATTCAGAGAACATTCAGTTTTCAGAGGATAAGTTATACTAAAAGGTTAGTATGTAAACCAGATgcagtttatttattcatttgacaGAGGGGTTTGTCTTAGTAACATAAATACTCATGAGAACAATCCAGAATGACTCTTCCCTGCAAGAGAAAAATCAGGGAAGACAAACACATAAAGGGAAGCTGATACATGGACATTAAGAGGCCAGCCATCTTGCAGGCAATGGTGACCACACCCTAAAGGTAGTCTTACTGGATTTtgatccccacccccattttctctttctcctctccttcctcctctatcTCTTAATCAAATTAGGAAtactaattttatttctttcttccaagtTCCTGATTTTTCTTCCACAAAGTTCAATAAGGCTAATTGGATGTTGTCTCTAGTTTGTCATTTGCTCTGGCAAACAACATTTTACTGGAGCACATCCATGTCCATTAACTCACATGTAGTCTATACTGGCTTTTTATTCAATCCATTTGCAATAACAAAGCCTGTGATATTCATTATACGATACTGTTTACAAAAATTTATGTTGATCCCTGTTGTAGGAAAGGCCATTACTGCCCAACCAAAAACTATTCTTGCTAATGGTGATGGCTCATAAGTTATAATCAAATGCAGCCTTTGGGGGGATGACAGAAAAACATCTAACTTTGGTGAATCTATTACCATGTGCACATATGTTCTCATGATTCTGATCCAGGTTTCAGTGGCTGccaaaaattcatttttcatattaaaCCAGCTGTGGACTGTACTTCAGAGGTCAAAGATATGAGTTCCAAAAGATGCTCCATCTTTCCTTTGTATACATAGTTAGTTCTTTGGTTCTCAGTTCCATAAAATCAAATAtcccagcctccagaatgggCTGTTAGGAACATTTTGTGAGGTCTTTTGCAAATAGGAAGGAGATTTGTATTTAGTCCACATTCACATGTGTCGAAGTATCCTGTGCGGTACTAGTTAAATAATGTCCTTGGATCACTTCTGACTCTGAAAGTCCCCAGTTGTCACCCAAAGACTCTATACCCATGTTCTCTGTAGAAAAGGAATAAATGAGATCTTCTGCTAGGGTTGTCCACTCGCTCCTCTGTATACAAGGAATAAAGGGGGTCTTCTGCTAAGAGCATCTACTCACTCCTGTGCACAAACATCCCTGCTGTCTGGGCCTAGGCAGAACTCAGTAGGAATTCTCCTCTGAAGTAGCCTGCTTCATGACCAGAAAAGCCCCAGGTCCTCTCCAAAACCAAGGACAGTTCAGAAAACATTGTAAAGTTTGCTCTATGGGAATGGGCTGGGTGTGAGAAAAGATGGGCATGACAGTTCCCTCTGTTGTAGACGATTCTTGGCTCTCTCCTGGCTGGCATGCTGAGAGCAAAAGAGCAGTATTCTCCAGAATTTATTGCAAATAAAATGATTATCTCCAAGCATCCCAAAAGTTGAATGTTAGAATTCAATGAGAGGGGCACAATatggaagaagtgtgtgtgtgtgtgtgtgtgtgtgtgtgtgtgtgtgtgtgtctgtgttcacaaACGTGGCTAATGTGTAGAAAGACTGTGTGAGGTGTCTATTAGTTGGCATAAATGCAAGCATGAAGGAACATAGAGGGTGGTAAGGAGTTTCCAGTAGAACCAACTGTCCAGCTGCCTGGTCAAGAGCTAGAGCTGCCACTCCCTGGTGGCAGTACTGTGACCAGGTAGTAAATCTGTTTCAAAAATTCTTTGTCTCCAGTCATCAACTTCAGAGGATTAGtatatttgcttgcttgttaaAGTTGCATTTGGCCATGAGACTCTCTTTGGCAGATATAATATGGGCAGAAGCAATCTCACACTAAGATATTTAGAGGCATTGCATGATTTTAGTCATTCCTCTTAAGCCATCTGAGAAAAGTCTGCCCCAGGTAGCTACTGTTACTCTCCACCTCTGGACCCCAAAGGAACACACATAGCAGAGACATGCCAGTCAACCTACAGACACATAGTGTAAAAGTAAGTATCTTAATGTTGCATACCAGagagtttttgcttttatttgttatgtaGCAGAAACTGGCTGTTACAGGCAAAATACTTAACACCTGCTTCTTCTCCAGGAAAATAGAGACGAAAATGATGCCTGTGGTTACTAATGGTTGTCATGAGAGTCAGGTGAGTTAATACCTATGAAGTGCTTTGGACACTTGCTGGCACGTAGTAATTGCTTAATAAGCTGTGTTAGCAGTTGTTGGTGTAAATGTACATGTATGCAAGTACCCAAACAATAAGGGTGGCTGAGCACCCAATCAGGCGTGAAAGTGTGTGAGACCGAAGGGGGAGAGCGGCTAGGCAGGTATGAGTGGGGACTCAGGCTCAGCAGAAGTATTCATTGATGCGTCTGCCACCCCTGACTCCCAAGACCTGGGAGTCCATGCTGGAGCGCGCTGAGAGAAGCCTATCTGCCTCACTGAGGCTGCCCCTGGACAGCTCCTCTGAGCCATCCTCACTGTGGCCCAGTCTTTCCAAATTAACATAGGCACCAGAAGCCTCTGCAGAGCTCCCAGTGCGGCACTTGTGGCAGCGTCTTCTGAGGGCCCCGCAGCAGACCAGCAGGGTGGGAGGCAGCGCGATGATGGCTGCCACGCTGATCACCACCATGTTGATGAGGCGCTGGGTGCCCTCTGCATCTACCACCTCATCAGTAGAGAAGATGACACACTGTTCCTTCGTAGGCACCAgccccctcacacagacacatgccacaTACTTGGTCTTTGGAGCAAGCCCCTCGATGGTGACACTAGTCTTCCCAGGCTCCACAGTCATCCTCCGCATGTCACGCTGCCCAAAGACTGCATAAAGGACACTAAACGCAGTTGTGTTCCCAGCTTCAGGGGCCTTCCACACCAGAGACACACTGTGGTAAGTATCTCCCAACACCTTGAGAGACCTGACCATTTGGGCTTCCTTGTGCTCTGCTTGCTCTCTGGAGAACTCTCCTGGGACGTCCATCTGAAAGTGCTGGAGCTCCAGCTCCTCCTTTAGGCGGGGCACCGAGGGCTTGGTAGCCGGGGCTAAAGGCTCCAGAATACGAGGAACATGCCTGGCCACCAGCTTGTTGTTGTAAGCAGCGGCTTCTGCCCCCTCCCCTGTCCTTGCCCACAGGGCCCCCTGAATCCCATTAAATCCAGTAGAAGTCTGGGGCTCAGTGACAATCAAGGAGATCAAGGTCTCAGAAGCCCCTAGGAAGTTCTTGGCCTGGCAGATGTAGTCTCCAGAATCAAAGAGAGACACAACAGGCAGATCCAGCAAAGTCCAACTTGAGCCATCATTGGAGACTTCCTGGTGCACTAGGGAGAAAAGAGGCCAgtatgaaggaatgaatgaattgtCTTCACAGGCTCCCTTCTAAGATCAAGGTCACACACAGCCCCTGGTCTACACACACTGTAGTGAACACTGCTCATCCCAAGAAAATAGTGGCATGCATTCAAATCTCAAGTCCTTCAAGGCCAGCTCACTGGGTTACTCAAGAATAAATTGCCTAAGTACTAACTACCTTTTAAGTCTATGCCCAGAGTGTACTCTCTGGGATCTGGGTTCTGCAAAAGTGACCCCTCAGGGAAACAGCCCAGTGCATTGGGGGTAGGTAGGTTCAGGggtaatcaggaggcagagaggacaaTCTGGAAGCACCATACCTACCCCTGCACACCCCAAATGACACATCTAACCAGCACCCTCACCTTTGTGTTTTTATACAGTGGAACCTTTTGCATTGCTTTGCAAAATGGTCCAAAACCCCTATCCTAGAGCAACAGCTGTCAGACTTGTTGAGGGGGACAAAGAAAGCTGGGAGGGATGTGAGATTTTCTGGGTAGTTACTAAGACATTATTTCTCCTCAACTTATTTTCTGCCTGTGTATGGTTGTGATTCTTGTCCCTGCTGCCACCGTGACAGAGATGATTCATCTCTGCCCACACAACTCAGCCAGAATAGACACTTGGTCCACACTCTGAAGCCAGGGCTAGACTGACCGGAATTCTAGCTTCTTCATCTATGAGCTGTGTGATATGGGACAAGCATTCACCTCTCAGGACCTCCATTTATTTGCATGAAGAAAAGATAATCAGGTTGCTTTTGACAGTTTTGGGTTGGTTCGGCTCGGGGTGGGGGTGCTTCTGAGAGAAGGTCCCATGTAACTAAGTCTACTAACCCCTAACTCTCTGTGTAGCTAAGATTggcattgaactcctgatcttcttgcctcccgagtgctagggttacagactaAGATCACCATGCCCAATCTCACCTGCTTTTTAAAGTTGAATGACATTATGGACATAATTTACTTAACATAACATTGGACCCATAAGATCTCAACAGACGGCAATTCCATCATTATTTATCCATGACGGTTCTgggttaacattttaaaaacaaaaacctgctaAAATGTTAAATACACTAAGAGTATTTTCTAAAAATCAACTTTGTGCTGGGCAGgtcaacacacacctttaatcctagcactcgggaggtagagacaggcagatctttgagttcaaggctaacctgaactatagagtgagttccagaacagccagggctacaaagagaaatcctgactcaaaaaacaaaacaaaacaaaaaattaactttGTATTGCTCCCAACATGGGTCTCTGATAATAAAGTGACTAAAGAGAAATAACAGGATGGTTTGAGAGTCATTGTCAAAATCAATGTCTAGCCTAGGATTCTAGCCAATTGTATTCAGGCAgatcagaggccagcctggcttatatCAATCCCTGCTGATTCTGTCCACTCTCCATTTGGGAAGTTGACCCACCGTATTAATTCAGCACTCAACACAGAAGGCCTGCTGCTCACACACCTGTGCCATTGAGTGGACGTCCATTGGCTCTCCTCCAGCTCATCTCAGGACCTGGGATCCCAGTTGCTCCACAACGCAGCAATACGGTACTACCCAAAGGGGATATGATGCTGGTCACCCCTGGACGGAGCTCTGGGCTCTGACACTTTCTCAACTCCAGCTGACTGAAGTCCACTCCAGCCAGACTTCGTGGGCTGGCACACCTCAGTTTAGGCTCGATGAAAACCAAATTTGAAGCCCAGCCATCTAGAAGATGGACCAGGTCATAGAGTCGACAGTCACATACCCAGGGGTTGTCCTGAAGCCCTACAAAAGTGAGAGAGTAAGCAAGAAGTTAACCGTAAATCTCTGGATCCAGCTGCATGTCGTCTCTGGGAGGATGAGGTTGTTTTCCTACTCAGAGTTAGCAGAACTGACCTCCAATCCCAGCTCCTTGCCTTGCTAAATATGTGACCCGAGATTTGGCTTTTCATCTTCAGTGCCAGCCTTGTTTTTCCTCActgtttttcctcctctttcttcataAAGTGCTTATAGTATCAAGAATTGCAAGTCACTCAAAAACACTCACTGGGTCTgaggatatggctgggtgaaTAAAGCACGAGCCTGAGAACCAGAGTTTGAATTTTCTAATATACCTAAAAGCTAGGCAGGTGTGGTAGAAGCCTGTATTGCTCAagctaggaaggcagagacagtgaaTCTCCAGAGCAAGCTGTAGTTAGACTACCTGAATCAGTGAGTTCTGGATTcgtgggagaccctgcctcaattaataaaatagagaatGACTATGGAAGACAATTGACATCAACTTCAGGGTTGTACATTCATATGCATG
The Cricetulus griseus strain 17A/GY chromosome 1 unlocalized genomic scaffold, alternate assembly CriGri-PICRH-1.0 chr1_1, whole genome shotgun sequence genome window above contains:
- the Lrit1 gene encoding leucine-rich repeat, immunoglobulin-like domain and transmembrane domain-containing protein 1; translation: MWVAMGMLWLLVLGGPHQAWSFCPSQCSCSLHILSDGSKARTVVCSDPDLTLPPPSIPPDTCRLRLERTAIRRVPGEAFRPLSRLEQLWLPYNALSELSALMLRGLRRLRELRLPGNRLAAFPWAALKDAPQLQLLDLQANRLATLPPEAAHFLENLTFLDLSSNQLMRLPLELLDTWAHLKTGSFLSSYRARLVLGLQDNPWVCDCRLYDLVHLLDGWASNLVFIEPKLRCASPRSLAGVDFSQLELRKCQSPELRPGVTSIISPLGSTVLLRCGATGIPGPEMSWRRANGRPLNGTVHQEVSNDGSSWTLLDLPVVSLFDSGDYICQAKNFLGASETLISLIVTEPQTSTGFNGIQGALWARTGEGAEAAAYNNKLVARHVPRILEPLAPATKPSVPRLKEELELQHFQMDVPGEFSREQAEHKEAQMVRSLKVLGDTYHSVSLVWKAPEAGNTTAFSVLYAVFGQRDMRRMTVEPGKTSVTIEGLAPKTKYVACVCVRGLVPTKEQCVIFSTDEVVDAEGTQRLINMVVISVAAIIALPPTLLVCCGALRRRCHKCRTGSSAEASGAYVNLERLGHSEDGSEELSRGSLSEADRLLSARSSMDSQVLGVRGGRRINEYFC